The stretch of DNA CACCGGACGCTGCACCGCGGCGCCCCCGACGACGAGCCCTGCCTCCGCACCGGCGCGTCGGTGATCGACCCCGCGGTCGATCGGGACGTGTACGAGAACCCCGTAACTGGCGCGACGTCCGTCCTGAACGGCTACGGCAAGTCGGTCGGCCTCCCGCAGGTCGACGAACTCGGCGAGATCGAGACGCCGATCGGCCTGACCAACACCCTCGACGTCTGGAGCGTCGCCGACGCCGTCGCGGGGCGCGCGCTCGAGCGCGACGCGTCGGTCACGTCCGTCAACCCAGTCGTCGGCGAGTGCAACGACGGCGTGCTCAACGACATCCGCGGCCGGCACGTCTCGGCGGCGCACGTCGAGGACGCCTTCGAGGCCGCGACGGAATCGAACACCCAAGAGGGCTGTGTCGGCGCGGGCGCGGGAACGACCGGATTCGGCTGGAAGGCCGGCATCGGCACGGCCTCGCGCCGCGTCGCCGATCACACGGTCGGCGCGCTCGTGCTCACGAACACCGGGAAGCCCGAGGACCTCCGAATCGACGGCCTGCACGTGGACCGCTACGTCGAGGCGTCGACCGAGGCGTCGTCTGCGGGAGGCTCGATTATGATGCTCGTCGGCACCGACGCGGCGCTCTCCTCGCGGCAGTTGGGCCGGGTCGTCGAGCGAACGGAACTCGGACTGGGCCGCGTCGGCGGCATCGCCCACCACGGCAGCGGCGACTTCGCGATCGGGTTCGCCAACGACCGCGGCGAGACGTTCTCAGACGGGGAGCTCACGCCGCTGTTCAGAGCGGCCATCGAGGCCACCGAAGAGGCGATCTACAACTCGCTCACCCGCGCCGAGACGACGGTCGGCATCGACGGAACCACCGTCGAAGCCCTGCCGCTCGACGCCGTCCGGCGGGCGGTAGAAGCCCGGGGACCTTCGAACCCGTAACGAAGCGCGATAGGGTACCTCGGCGACCACGGCGGTGACTAGGTCCCGCCTCCGTCCCCGTCCTGCCGATCCCTGAACCGCTCGACGGTCTCCCGGTCCGGCAAGGCGGCCATCGCGCCGCTCTCGGTGGTCGAAACCGCGGCCACGGCGTTCGCGAACCCGAGCGTCTCCGTCGGGTCGCTCCCGTCGACCATCGCCGTCAGCGCGCCGGCGAGGAACGCGTCCCCCGCGCCCGTCGCGTCGACGACATCGTCGAGTTCGTACCCCTCGTGGGACCACTCGCCGGCACCCCAGGGCGCGCTGGGACCGGCAACCGCCCGCGCTCCCGCCGCCCCTCGGGTGACGAGGACCGTGTCGGGGCCCGCCTCCAGGAGCCGCTGGCCGAACGCTTCCTCGTCGACCGGGACGCCGGTCGGCTCGAAATCTGCCGGCGTCGCCTTCAGCACGTCGGTCAACGAGAGCATCCGCTCGATCGTCGGCGTCGGGTCCTCCGACCAGAGGTCCGCGCGGGTGTTCGGATCGAACACGACCCGGCAGCCGGCGTCCCGAGCCCGTTCGGCGAGGTCGAACACCGCCGATCGAGACGGGTCGTCGGTCAGGGCCACGCCGCCGACGACGACCCACCCGACGTCCGATAGCGTCCCCTCGCCGACGTCGTCGGTCCCGATGTGAACGTCGGCGGTGTCCTCGCGGAAGAACGTGAAACTCCGATCGCCGGCTTGGTCGTGACTCACGAACGCCAGCGCCGTCGGATGGTCGCTCCGCGTCACGAACCGGTCTGGCACTCCCTCGTCTTCGAGGGCCGACGCGAGGAAATCTCCGAAGCCGTCGGTCGAGAGGTTCGTACAGAGCCACGGTGGTGTCTCGAGTCGGGCCAGCGCGACCGCTACGTTCGCGGGTGCGCCGCCCGCCCGACGGTCGAACGATTCGACTTCGCCGAGGGGTCCGGGCGTCGCCGGAATAAAGTCTACGAGCGTCTCCCCGGCAACGATGATCGAACGGTCAGTCATTCGTCGGACGGTGCGTTGCGGCCGGACGACAGACTGCTGCCGGCACAGTGACGGTTCGCGCTGACCGGTGCGGTTTCCGAGTCCCGTCGCAACGTGGTGGGCGCTCTCTGGAACGCTTCCCCGCGGTTCTTTCCGAAACGCGTCATATTGCCTATATATTCTCCACAGACGTTATTAGCTCTTGTCGTCGTGTATTCGCGGACCGTTGCTCCGACCCGACTGGATCGAACTGTGCGGAGGGCCGACTCAGCGTGAGCCGAACAGTCTGGTTCTAATTTTCAGATATAATTACTGATAAGATTCGTTATGATATGTTTGTAAATTACTGTACCTGAACCCAGATAAAAAATAAATTTTGAGAATTAAGCGGAGAAACCACTAAAAATATGTGTATATTCTTCCCAAAATAAAAAATATGTGCAGTAAGACTCACGCCCGATATACAATTTATTTCAGGTAAGTCAATAAAAATATAAGATATCGTGTATGAACCCTTCCGGACGCTCTTCACCGTGTTCTCCAAATTTGTAACAAACGTACACAAGTTATTCTCGACGACGTCCCCGATCCGACAAGGGGGCGAAATCGCTCACGCACTGGCGAGTTCCACCTGCACGGATTTCGTCGTGCTCAGCACCTGTCCCGTGACGTCCTCTTCCAAGTATCGACCGTTGAGACGGTCCACCGGTCCGCAGACCCCCAGCGCGGCGGTCCGATACTCTCCGTTCGACGGGATCGGGGCTGCGACGCCGACGACACCCTCGTGGTGTTCACCTCTGCAGAACGAAATCCCGTCGTCTCGGACGCGACGCAGCTCCGTCGTGAGTTCCTCGCGATCCGTGATGGTCGCGTCAGTATACGCCTCGCGGTTCAGTCGGTCGAGCACAGTTCTGAGATCCTCGTCCGAGAGCGACGCCAGGAGACATTTCCCCGGCGCGGTGACGTGAAGCGGCAGTCTCTCGCCGACACCGAACGGTTGCGTCCAAAGCGTGTCCCCCTCGGCAATGTGGATCGGAATCGCGCTCTCTTCCTCCCTCACGAACAGCGTCGCGGTCTCGCCGGTCGCCGCGGCCAGATTGTCCACGGCCTCTTTGGTTTCCTGGTAGATTCCCACGTCGCTCCGGACCCCTGATCCCAATCTCAGTAGACTCAGCGACGGTCCGTATCGACCGTCACGCTTCGTCACGTACCCGTGTGCGCGGAGCGTGGCGAGGTGATTGTGGACGACACTCTTCGCCACGTCCACCTCTCGTGAGAGGGCTGTGACTCCCATCGACTCCGGTGCGTCGACGAGGGTTTCCAATATCCGGAGCGACGTTCCGGTCGCTTCGACAGCGTACTTCGGTGATTCGTCCATTTCGTTCGTCAGTACGAAGGCCGCCGCCTAAAATTTGTTCACCACTGCAGAACGGACGGCGGGGCATCGTACAGCACCGGACTGGCCGAAGTATATAATGATTGTTAATGCCACAGCAAATATCGAACGAAATCACCGTGAATACTACTTGTTCTGCTCTACTGAACAGTTGGCGGGGGCCAGCGTCTCAACTCCTCCGTCGATCGATTACGGGACGGCAGGCTCGGCGGTCCCCCCTCGAAATCGCGACCATCTGGGCGCTAACAGGATCTCGACGCACAGGCCGCAAAAGGGTGGCACTCACTCGGCATCCGGGATTACGACGTGCTTCAGCCCCTCGGTGTTCGCCATCCGATCGAACGCCCACGGGAGGTCGTCCAGGCCGATCCGATCCGTGACGATCGGATCCACCTCGACCCGTCCGTGCGTCAGCAACGTCACCGCTCGCTCGAAGTCAGCCGTCGTCAGCGAGTAGGACCCGCGGTAGTCCACCTCGTCGAAGTACACATCGAAGGGACTGATCTCAAGGGTCTCGTCTTGGGCCGGGACGCCGAAGACGAGGGTCGACCCGCCCTTCGCTGTCACCGCGTTGGCCTGCCGGATCGTCGGAGCGAGGCCGATCGCCTCGACGCCGACGTCGACGGGGCCGTCCGCGGCGTCCTCGATCGCCGCGACCGGATCAGTGACCGCCTCGGGATCGACGACAGCGTCGGCACCCAGGTCAGCGGCGAGCTCCCGCCTGGTGTCGTCGAGTTCCGAGACCACGATCGGCGCGGCACCGACGTTGCGGAACGCCTGGAGCAACAGGAGGCCGATCGGGCCCGCGCCGACGATGGCGACGCTGTCCCCGGGCTCGCTGTCGACCTGCGACACGCCGTGGAGGGCGCAGGCGAGCGGTTCGGCCAGGGAGGCCCGCGTGAACGACAGTTCCCCGATTCCCTCGACGTTCGTCTCTGGAACCCGGACGTACTCCGCGAAGGCCCCGTCGACGACGGTGTCCGCGGCTCCGCCGATACTCGTGTTGTTCTCACAAAGGTGCGTCTCCCCGCGTTTACAGTACGTACAGGCGTTACACGGGATCGTCGGGTTGATCGCGACGCGGTCACCTGACTCGTACCGCAAGACGTCGTCGCCGACGTCGACGACGGTCCCCGCGCTCTCGTGTCCCGGTACCAGCGGGGTCTCCACACTGAAGGATCCGCGATACAGGTGATAGTCCGTCATACAGACGCCACACGCCCCGATTCGGATCAGCAATTCGTCGTCGGCCGGAATCGGCCGATCGCGTTCCCGCACTTCGACCGATCCGACGTCGGTTAGCGTCGCTGCGCGCATCAGGGATCCGTGCTCCGGTGCCGCTCTGCGGTGGTTCTGCCTCGATTCCGTCGGTGGGATCGGTTTCTCGGTCTCATACTGTTGAAATCGCCGCGCTGGTTCCGTCGACTGCGGTCGGTTCTGTCGAGCGACGCATACTCTGCTAACGGCTGCCGCTGAAGCAAGGTATTCACATCTCCTATTAAAATATTTCTCCGCTCGTCGGTCGAAGCTGACGAGATCGAACTGTTGGATCACCCGCCACTACCGACTTCTCCGTATCACTACGTGTAGAACAGTTGATTAATGAATAGTTTTATTATTAATGGATAATTCGATACGGCACGAGGTCGACGACTATGACAAGCAAACGCAACGGGCAGAGACGGCGTAATTTTCTAAAAGCGACGGGCGTCGGACTCCTCGGTGGTCTCGCAGGTTGTACGCGCGGCGGCAGCAGCGGTAGCGGGGACGGCTCCGGGGACGGAACCTCGGGGACCAGCGGCGGTGACAGCGGCGGTGGCGGCGACAGCGGATCCGGCGACAGCGGGTCGGAGGAACTCGCGATTCCGCTGAGCGAGTACGAGAGCGCGGACATCGACTGGCGGCAGTTCGAGGGGTCGACAATCAACATCGGCGCGGTCCAACACGCGTGGGTGGACGCCATCCGGCCGGCGATTCCGGTGTTCGAGGAACTGACCGGCATCGACGTCGTCTGGAACGTCCTGCCGGAACAGGAGTTCCGAACGAAGCGCCTCACCGACGTGAGTACCGGCGCCGGCGAGTGGGACGTGTTCTTCCTGGACCAGGTCGTCAACCAGTTCCGCGAGTCGGGGTGGCTGCAGGCGCTCGACCCCTATTTCGAGGACGACAGTATGTACGATGAGGAGTGGTACGGGATGGACGACCTCTTCGAGGCCACGCGGTGGCAAGCACACGGCGGGGGGTACAGCGACACGTGGACCGGGATGCCCATCACTGTCGAGGTCCAGACCCAGTTCTACCGCACGGACCTCTACGACGAGTACGACCTGGAAGTCGCCGAGACGTTAGAGGAGTTCCGATCGAACGCCCAGACCATCCACGAGAACGAGTCTGACGTCGTCGGGACCGTCGGGCGCGGCCAACAGGGGTATGGGATGAACATCTACATCCTCAACACGTTCATCCGCCAGTTCGGCGCCGAACTCTGGGACAGCTATCCGGGCAACTCCGGACTGGACTCCGAGGGAGCGATTTCCGCCGCGGAGTGGTACGTGAACCTCCTCCAGGACTACGGTCCCGAGGGCGCGTCCAGCCAGGTCTGGTCCGACGTGCTCTCGACGATGCAGTCGGGTAACGCCGGCCACATCGTCTCGGACGCCAACTTGTTCTGGCCGGGTCTCACCAACCCAGAATCCTCGGACGTGGCCGACCGGATCGCCGTCGCGAAGGCGCCGGCACCGGCCGACGGGCAGTTCTCGCCGAACGCCTTCGCGTGGCAGATCGCAACTTCACAGAACGCCGACAACTCCGAGCAGGCGTTCCTGTTCATGCTCTGGGCGTCCTCGGAACCGACCAACACGTGGATGCACGTCGAGAACAACGCCGGGTTCTCGGTGCGCCAGTCGACGTGGGAGAACGAGGAGTACCGCTCCCGCGTCGGCGACAACTTCGCGCAGGTCACGCTGGAGTCCCTGCAGGAAGCCGCGCCGGACCCCTTCGACAGCCAGTACCCCGAGTGGGGACAGACCTATTCCGAGGAGCTGCAGACGGCAATCGGCGGCAACCAGAGCGCCGAGGAAGCGATGGCGAGCGCCGCGTCGGCGGCCGAAGACATCGCCAGCGAGTAAGACGGCGGGAACTCTCCAAGCCACCCAATGAGTACACAGACTCAAACCACATCACAGGCCCCATCGGGACTGGCCAGGCTTCGGGAACTGTGGAACGAGTACCTCCCGTACTGGTTCATCACGCCGATGGTGCTCGTGATGCTACTGATCACTATCTTCCCGGGCGCGTACGACCTGTATCTGAGCCTGGTCAAGTATCAGCTCACCGACCCGAACACGATCGGCCAGTTCAACGGCTTGGCGAACTACCGGCGGGTCTTCACGAGCGGCGGCGCGATCAACTCGTTCGTGGTCACGATCACGTTCGTCGCCGGAGCGCTGGCGCTCGAGACAGGCATCGGGTTCGTCCTCGCGGCGCTCGTGACCGGCGTCGAGTCGGATCGGATGAAGACCTTCTACCGAATCGTCTTCATCATCCCGATGGCCGTCGCGCCCGTCTCGCTCGCCACGATCGGGCGGGTGATGCTGAACACCGAAATCGGAATCATTCCGTACCTCATTCAGCAGCTTACGCCGTTCGCGGCGCCGAACTTCCTCAGCGACGTGCCGCTCTTGACGGTGATCCTGGTCGATACGTGGAACTGGACGCCGTTTATGTTCATCATCTTCTACGCGGGGATGTCGTCCGTCCCGAAGACGCTCCTCGAGGCGTCGCGCGTGGACGGCGCGCCGATGTGGCGGCGGTACGTCCACGTCATCATCCCGTATATGAAGCCGGTGCTGTTCGTGGCCATCCTGATCCGGCTGATCGACCTGTTCCGAACCTTCGGGCTGGTGTTCAGCCTCACCAGCGGCGGCCCGGGAACCGCGACGGAGTTGGTGAGCATCAACATCTTCCAGACCGGGTTCACGTTCGTCGACCTGGGAGGCGCGGCGGCGATCGCCATCGTCTACCTCGTCGGCATCATCGCGCTGTGTAACATCCTGATCATCAAAGTCGGGTTCGAGGGGGTGTGGGACTGATGGCGACCGTCGACGACCCACAACAGCCCGACAGCCGGATGTCGAAGACGACCCGGGAGCGACTCGTCTCGCTCGGGCGACACGCCGCGTTGCTCGGGTGGTCCCTCGTGGTCCTGTTCCCGCTGTACTGGATCGTCTCGATGTCGCTGAAGCCGCCCAGCGCGGCCATCTCTCTGCCGCCGGATTGGGTCTTCCTGCCGACGGTTTACAACTACATCCAACTGCTCCAGCAGTCGAGCTTCGTCAACGCGTTCTTCAACAGCGTGTTTATGGTCAGCGCCTCGGTGATCGTCGTCCTGCTGATCGGGGTGCCGGCGGCGTACGTGCTCTCGCGGTACGACATCCCGAGGCAGCGGGACGTCCTCGTGTGGATCCTCTCCTCGCGGATGCTCCCGCCCGTCGCCGTCATCATCCCGTTCTTCGTGATCTTCAGGGCGCTGAACCTCTACGACACCCGGATCGGGATGATCTTTATGTACATCACGATCAACATCTCGCTGGTCGTGTGGGTGATGAAGGCCTTCTTCGACGGCATTCCCGAGACGCTCGAGGAGGCCGCCCGCGTCGACGGCGCGACGCGGTTCCAGGCGTTCCGAAAGGTGATCCTGCCGGCGGCGAAGCCCGGCATCTTCTCGGTCGCGATCATCAGCTTCATCTTCGCCTGGATCGAACTGCTGTTCTCGCTGGTGCTGACGAACAACAACGCGGTGACGGTGACGATGCAGGTGTACCAGTTCATCGGCGTGCGACAGATCGAGTGGGGGATGCTCGCGGCGGCGACCACCGCGACGATCATCCCCGTCGTCCTGTTCGTCATCGCTGTCAACAAGTATCTCGCTGCCGGACTCAGCTTCGGCGTGGTGATCAAAGAATGAGCGCTCTACGCAGACGGCCGGCCGAATCGCCTCCGAACCGACTTCCCGACACGGCGGGGAGCGACCGACCGACGGGAGGGACGCGATGGCGAAAGTAGACCTCGACGACGTCACGAAACGCTTCGGCTCCGGCGGGGACGAGGTCGTGGCAGTCGACGACGTCTCTCTCGAAATCGACGACGGCGAGTTCGTCGTGTTCGTCGGTCCCTCCGGCAGCGGCAAGTCGACGCTGTTGCGGATCGTCGCCGGACTGGAGAAACAGACCACGGGCGACGTGGTCATCGGCGACACGGTCGTCAGCGAACTGGGGCCGCGGGCGCGCGACATCGCGATGGTGTTCCAGAACTACGCGCTGTACCCCAATATGACCGTCGAGGAGAATATGGCGTTCGGGCTCAAGATGTCGACGGATATGTCCGACGACGAGATCGAGACCCGGGTCCGCGAGACGGCCGAGAAGATGGGGATCGGCCGACTGCTCGACAACACGCCCGGAGAGATGTCCGGCGGCCAGCAACAGCGCGTGGCGCTCGGGCGGGCGATCGTCCGCAACCCGGACGTGTTCCTGATGGACGAGCCGCTCTCGAACCTCGACGCGAAGCTCCGGACGGAGATGCGGACCGAGATCAACCGCCTCCAGAACGAACTCGGCGTCACGACGCTGTACGTCACCCACGACCAGACGGAGGCGATGACGATGGGCGACCGGCTCGTCGTCCTCAACTACGGCGAACTCCAACAGGTCGGTACCCCGTTGGAGTGCTTCTACCGGCCGGCGAACCGGTTCGTCGCCGGCTTCCTCGGGTCGCCGTCGATGAACTTCTTCGAGGGCCAGGTCGAGGGCGGGACGCTCCGACTCGACGGCTTCGACTTTGATCTGACCCAGGAGATGCAGGCGTCGGCCCGGAGCCGCAACGCCCTCGTTTTGGGTGTCCGCCCCGAAGACGCGAAAATCCACGACAGCTCCCGAGCCAGTCACGAGCTCGAAGCCACGGTCGACGTCGTCGAGCCGATGGGCAGCATCTCGTACGTCTACCTCCGCCCCGCGGGTCAGGACGGCGACCGGACCTTCATCGTCGAGACCGACGGTCAGCGCGCGATCACCGAAGGACAGTCGGTGTACGTCGAGATCCCCGACAGAGACATCCACCTGTTCGACGCCGAGGCGGGCGAGACCATCCACCAACGCAAACTCGGCACGGACGCCGAAGTCACGCTCGAAGGCCAGACGTAAGCCTCGGATGGCTCGGGGACCGACTCCCGGTTTTCCGATCCCTTCCCACGTCGATCGCGCGACGCCATCGACACCTCGTCGACCACACCGAACGATTTAGGAACGCACGAAAACATTCCCACGTCACGAACTATGTCAGACACGGACATCACCCACTACGAGACACGCAAGGCAATCTGTGAGTACGGTCGGAGCCTGCTGGAGGACGATCTGACCACCGGAACCGGCGGCAACCTCAGTGCTCGACTCGACGAGCACCACGTCGCGATCAGCCCCTCGGGGATCCCATACGAGGAGATCGATCCGTCCGACGTGCCGATCGTCGACACCGACGGCAACGTCGTCGAGGGCGAGGTCGAGCCCTCCACGGAGGTCCCGATGCACTTGGCGGTCTACCGGGAGCGTCCGGACGTCGGCGGTGTGGTCCACACCCACTCGCCGTACGCCACGACGTTCGCCTCCCTCGGGGAGTCGATCCCGGCCTCGCATTACCTCATCGCGTTCACGGGCACGGAGGTCCCGGCCTCGGAGTACGCGACGCACGCGACGGCGGACCTCGGCGAGGCCGCGGTCGACGCCCTCGGGGACTC from Halobellus litoreus encodes:
- a CDS encoding P1 family peptidase, with translation MTSERRTRLRELGIAPGRLPPGEDNALTDVPGVAVGHRTLHRGAPDDEPCLRTGASVIDPAVDRDVYENPVTGATSVLNGYGKSVGLPQVDELGEIETPIGLTNTLDVWSVADAVAGRALERDASVTSVNPVVGECNDGVLNDIRGRHVSAAHVEDAFEAATESNTQEGCVGAGAGTTGFGWKAGIGTASRRVADHTVGALVLTNTGKPEDLRIDGLHVDRYVEASTEASSAGGSIMMLVGTDAALSSRQLGRVVERTELGLGRVGGIAHHGSGDFAIGFANDRGETFSDGELTPLFRAAIEATEEAIYNSLTRAETTVGIDGTTVEALPLDAVRRAVEARGPSNP
- a CDS encoding alcohol dehydrogenase catalytic domain-containing protein, with product MRAATLTDVGSVEVRERDRPIPADDELLIRIGACGVCMTDYHLYRGSFSVETPLVPGHESAGTVVDVGDDVLRYESGDRVAINPTIPCNACTYCKRGETHLCENNTSIGGAADTVVDGAFAEYVRVPETNVEGIGELSFTRASLAEPLACALHGVSQVDSEPGDSVAIVGAGPIGLLLLQAFRNVGAAPIVVSELDDTRRELAADLGADAVVDPEAVTDPVAAIEDAADGPVDVGVEAIGLAPTIRQANAVTAKGGSTLVFGVPAQDETLEISPFDVYFDEVDYRGSYSLTTADFERAVTLLTHGRVEVDPIVTDRIGLDDLPWAFDRMANTEGLKHVVIPDAE
- a CDS encoding carbohydrate ABC transporter permease; its protein translation is MSTQTQTTSQAPSGLARLRELWNEYLPYWFITPMVLVMLLITIFPGAYDLYLSLVKYQLTDPNTIGQFNGLANYRRVFTSGGAINSFVVTITFVAGALALETGIGFVLAALVTGVESDRMKTFYRIVFIIPMAVAPVSLATIGRVMLNTEIGIIPYLIQQLTPFAAPNFLSDVPLLTVILVDTWNWTPFMFIIFYAGMSSVPKTLLEASRVDGAPMWRRYVHVIIPYMKPVLFVAILIRLIDLFRTFGLVFSLTSGGPGTATELVSINIFQTGFTFVDLGGAAAIAIVYLVGIIALCNILIIKVGFEGVWD
- a CDS encoding extracellular solute-binding protein, which codes for MTSKRNGQRRRNFLKATGVGLLGGLAGCTRGGSSGSGDGSGDGTSGTSGGDSGGGGDSGSGDSGSEELAIPLSEYESADIDWRQFEGSTINIGAVQHAWVDAIRPAIPVFEELTGIDVVWNVLPEQEFRTKRLTDVSTGAGEWDVFFLDQVVNQFRESGWLQALDPYFEDDSMYDEEWYGMDDLFEATRWQAHGGGYSDTWTGMPITVEVQTQFYRTDLYDEYDLEVAETLEEFRSNAQTIHENESDVVGTVGRGQQGYGMNIYILNTFIRQFGAELWDSYPGNSGLDSEGAISAAEWYVNLLQDYGPEGASSQVWSDVLSTMQSGNAGHIVSDANLFWPGLTNPESSDVADRIAVAKAPAPADGQFSPNAFAWQIATSQNADNSEQAFLFMLWASSEPTNTWMHVENNAGFSVRQSTWENEEYRSRVGDNFAQVTLESLQEAAPDPFDSQYPEWGQTYSEELQTAIGGNQSAEEAMASAASAAEDIASE
- a CDS encoding carbohydrate ABC transporter permease encodes the protein MATVDDPQQPDSRMSKTTRERLVSLGRHAALLGWSLVVLFPLYWIVSMSLKPPSAAISLPPDWVFLPTVYNYIQLLQQSSFVNAFFNSVFMVSASVIVVLLIGVPAAYVLSRYDIPRQRDVLVWILSSRMLPPVAVIIPFFVIFRALNLYDTRIGMIFMYITINISLVVWVMKAFFDGIPETLEEAARVDGATRFQAFRKVILPAAKPGIFSVAIISFIFAWIELLFSLVLTNNNAVTVTMQVYQFIGVRQIEWGMLAAATTATIIPVVLFVIAVNKYLAAGLSFGVVIKE
- a CDS encoding class II aldolase/adducin family protein, with the protein product MSDTDITHYETRKAICEYGRSLLEDDLTTGTGGNLSARLDEHHVAISPSGIPYEEIDPSDVPIVDTDGNVVEGEVEPSTEVPMHLAVYRERPDVGGVVHTHSPYATTFASLGESIPASHYLIAFTGTEVPASEYATHATADLGEAAVDALGDSYNATLLRNHGVLTADDSLEDAYNVALMVEYCARIHYQARAIGDPEILPDEEIDRLSGKLNNYGQ
- a CDS encoding IclR family transcriptional regulator, yielding MDESPKYAVEATGTSLRILETLVDAPESMGVTALSREVDVAKSVVHNHLATLRAHGYVTKRDGRYGPSLSLLRLGSGVRSDVGIYQETKEAVDNLAAATGETATLFVREEESAIPIHIAEGDTLWTQPFGVGERLPLHVTAPGKCLLASLSDEDLRTVLDRLNREAYTDATITDREELTTELRRVRDDGISFCRGEHHEGVVGVAAPIPSNGEYRTAALGVCGPVDRLNGRYLEEDVTGQVLSTTKSVQVELASA
- a CDS encoding ABC transporter ATP-binding protein; this encodes MAKVDLDDVTKRFGSGGDEVVAVDDVSLEIDDGEFVVFVGPSGSGKSTLLRIVAGLEKQTTGDVVIGDTVVSELGPRARDIAMVFQNYALYPNMTVEENMAFGLKMSTDMSDDEIETRVRETAEKMGIGRLLDNTPGEMSGGQQQRVALGRAIVRNPDVFLMDEPLSNLDAKLRTEMRTEINRLQNELGVTTLYVTHDQTEAMTMGDRLVVLNYGELQQVGTPLECFYRPANRFVAGFLGSPSMNFFEGQVEGGTLRLDGFDFDLTQEMQASARSRNALVLGVRPEDAKIHDSSRASHELEATVDVVEPMGSISYVYLRPAGQDGDRTFIVETDGQRAITEGQSVYVEIPDRDIHLFDAEAGETIHQRKLGTDAEVTLEGQT
- a CDS encoding carbohydrate kinase family protein, translating into MTDRSIIVAGETLVDFIPATPGPLGEVESFDRRAGGAPANVAVALARLETPPWLCTNLSTDGFGDFLASALEDEGVPDRFVTRSDHPTALAFVSHDQAGDRSFTFFREDTADVHIGTDDVGEGTLSDVGWVVVGGVALTDDPSRSAVFDLAERARDAGCRVVFDPNTRADLWSEDPTPTIERMLSLTDVLKATPADFEPTGVPVDEEAFGQRLLEAGPDTVLVTRGAAGARAVAGPSAPWGAGEWSHEGYELDDVVDATGAGDAFLAGALTAMVDGSDPTETLGFANAVAAVSTTESGAMAALPDRETVERFRDRQDGDGGGT